The Larimichthys crocea isolate SSNF chromosome X, L_crocea_2.0, whole genome shotgun sequence genome segment GTAACGGAACGGAacgttgtaacctaattaactactttctaaagtaaagtaagtataGAGCAGGTCTTGTCCTGTAGAAAGCGAAAGTAGTGCCAGTGAACAGACAGAATTAGGTAGTTGCTTCCAAAGTAAAGACCAGAGGGTGTGCCCAAATTTTCAGAGTATAACATTACAAGTTAGTGTTAGTGGTAGTGTTTCTACCACAAACGTTTGGAGtgctttatataaaaaaacaacaacaacaaaagcagtACACAAAAATTGAGCCAAAATAATTTGTCAAGcacatttgcttttttattttaaaaaatgtgaatgaaaaagcaaaggagagagagatacagagagagatcaTCCATGGATGCGTGATTATGCTCTTGATTGTTGTCTATTTTTCTCTGCCAGATAAGGTTATTCGTCTAACAGAGATCAGGCTTCTTCTAGCTGGCTGGTTCCTGTCTGGGAAAACCTGGGTAGGAGACATCATACTGGGTATTCCACtgggagaaagaaggagaacCTACCAGAGTGAGGTGAGACAGGGCCAGGTGGGTCGATGGATGGTCCGGCTTGTAGACACTCCTGGTTGGTTGAGGCGTAGCTTCCTCAAAGACACTCCAGAGATCGTAAAGCAGGAAATAACAAGAGGAGTTTCTCTCTGTACTCCAGGGCCTCACACCATCATCCTGGTGGTCTCCACTGCCGTTGCTTTCACCAAGGTTCACTTGAGCTCTATCAAAGAGCACATGAATCTTCTTGGTCCTGATGTTTGGAGACATACTCTTGTGCTCTTTAGCTGGTGTGATAGCCTCGAAACAACCACTGTGGAAGAGTTCATAGAGGGTGAAGGCAGTGCCCTCCACTTTCTGCTGAAGAAATGTAACAACAGGTACCACAGCTTCAACATTAATTCCAATAATCCGGCTCAAGTCACACAACTTCTTGAAAAGATTGAGTGGATGGCGACAGAGAACAGCATCTTTTATCCTAATGTAGATGAGACAGACAAGTGGGAAGAAGAAACTGTGACAGAGGCCATGTCACCACCAGGAGAATCGCTTTTTGAGCTGTTTGTGAATTTTTgcaaagagagagcagaagacCTTGTGATGAGCATTAGGAAGATACTAATCAAGCAAGAGAAGGCCTGCAGCATATCTGAACCCCCAGATAGTAAGTATTGTCTTTCTAAAAATGAGATCACCcttcagaaaatatgtttgCTTAAAGAGGTAAATTTCAAAACTCTTTTCCAaactggatggattgtcatgaaacaCATTCATGGTGCACAGAAGGGGGTATCCTCGTGGCTTCAGCGATCCCAAaattttcctctagtgccaccagcaggtcaaaatGTGCAGATATTCATAGTGCCCAGATTATGAACCCTAATGATTGGAGATCCTTTGAATTTCTTCTGGCTACGTTTCTTCTGGAAACCCGTTTGGCATTCATGTCTCTCTCAGGATTAATTGTAACAACTTTGGTGGTGATCTAACAATtccacaggtaaaaaaaaagcattttccaATACTTTGATTTAACTAAATACCTGCAATGCTAATTATATTCACATTAGCTGATCTTTACTTTCTGTTTGGCGCTAATGAGCTAAattaagatggtgaacatggtaaaaaaaatatatatatatatacttagCATCAACCCTGTGAGCATGCCTTCATGCCattgttagcattagccactagtaTAGCTGAAGACTCTTGTAGTCCATCTCCCAGGCATCACTTGTCAATGAAACATTAACAATTAAATGTCTCCACCTCTGAGCTTCTAAGCACCAGgaagacatattttatggaaagATCCACTACTACTGTATAATCTTGAAATAGGAGAACTGATGATTGTCGTGCTTGCTGTTAGTTATATGACAGTTCTGTAGGTTTTTTTGAAACcacatattaaatatgttgttgtatctgtactttgtttttataatgttcCACTAGTGTCTGATGAAGAACACAAGTCAACTGAGGAGAAGGTCTCTACATGGCTAAGGGAACAGCAGTTTGGGGGAGAAGATACGTCTGAGTATTATTCTGATCTTGAGTCATCATGGAGCAATGAGTAGTATCAGCAATCAAGGAATAAACAGAGGTACAATATAGCATAGTACTTGCTGTAGTGAACACATTAGATTCAAgactgtgactttttttttagcaaatatATTACATACTGTGAAACTACATTATTACACAGTTCATTAAATAAGCATAGcaacagtttcaacaaaaacaaaacattataaatgGGTGTTATatgatattttctttaaatattagTCTATTCATATTGTATATAACCTGTGAAATGTATCATTATCTTTGGTTCAATGGAAGTATAGCAAATTTTATTGCATCTGAATTTGTGAAAGTGTCTCTGGACAAATAAGGATCACAAAGGAAGGATACTGAGCTTCTTCagtttaaaggaacagtttcacatttttggacatttttataCTTAttcagcctggctctgtccaaaggtaacaaaatacaCCTGATCTGTCCTGCACATAACAACCAGTAAAACCAGAAGTTGGGTATTTGCATGGATCAAACACAATAATAACATGTTATTACAGAACATTAGATGTGCTGTCaggcagattttgttatttttggatGGACCCAGACTAGCTGTATCTcatgtttccagtcttcatgctaagtgAAAATAACCTAGTTCTGTAAATTTAAGGGAATGGAAATTTACAGTCTTGTTCTCAAAGATGGAATAATGAAATCCTTCAATATATGTGTGGTATTAAACTATTCCAAAAAAGTAACATATTTCTATAGGGCAGCTGTGAAGGTCCTGACCACTCTGCTACTAGGTACGTTATACTGATTGACAACGTTCTGTTCTGTGCTGTTATGTAATGTTGACTGTAACTTCAGATAGGAGTTTTTCAATATACCAATACAGACGATGTGTTAGAAAGGCTGGACTTCTACTGCAGAATAACTGTAGAGCTGTGTGTTTAGTTCAGGGATTATGCACCACCTACTGGCTGGCTGTATTAATGCTTCCCAGTTAGTTAGACAGCGGAGAGTACAGTTGCCGTTTGCATGGTATTGTACAGCTGACAGAGCTGTTGTGCGTTCTTGAATACTTGTAAGGACTTTCCTCTTTTGTTGTTCTTTAGGTTTTGTGTGGAGACAGCTATTTTCTAGATTATTTTAAGGTCAGGTCCGTCAAAGGTCAAACTGTATTAGATTGTGCAGAATTATAGCAGTGCCATGTAACAACATATCATatctaaagtgtgttttaaagtgAGACTAcgttttgaaaaagaaatcatataCTGCCTCTTACAAATGAAGACTATACATTCACCAATGTTCAGTTCTATACACTCAGGGGTTGTGTTGCTCAGCCTCACTTCATCTGGTCTTACTATGACCAGTGGTTAATGTTAGCTGGTGTTAGGTGCAGCTATGTAACTGACGTTACTGAGTCACTCTGCTGACTTTCTAACTTTTTGCTATATTTCCTACGGAAAGCTACATTTGAAATTAAGACTTGTGGCCAAAGTGGCTGGTGTTTGTTACAGAGTCTCACTTAAGTATTTATGTGTGGAAGCATGCATGTGTTAGTGTCATTGTTCATGTAGATGCTGTATTGTGCAGTATGTGTTTGGGCTCGGTTacgcaaaataaaaaatagaaaaaaagttttcttttgtgtttttaattgagAATACATGTGGTAACTATTACAActgctcctctgtctttctgtgtcgtCAGTGGGTCGACGACACAGTTTATTATCAGAGGGATGGGTGTCATATCTCCACTGCAGATAACAAAATAGAGATTTGACTTGACCAATATATTTATATGGTAAACATTCGCCAAGACCAACTGCACTATGCAGTTTGCATAATTCCTCACCCATGAAATGAGTGAATGAAATGTCACTTAAAGCCTGAGACTGCCTGATGAAAGGACATTAAATGACTTCACTCTTACAGGAAACAGAGGTGGGAATAATTTGAACGATAAGtaattaattagatttaaaaCACTCAACTTCGTTAACTCGTCATATTCCTTGTAGGACTACCTGATGTCTGCCTGGGCTGCTACGCTGTCCTGTCTCTACTCAAGAAGGACAAAGTATCTCTGATCTTAGTCATTAACCTGCTCGTGTCAGATCTACTCCAGATCGGGATCACAGTTGTCTTTATCATAAACAGATTTTCTGATGCCACCTTCTACCCTTTCACCAGGGCCCGCTGCATTGCATGACTGTTTGTCCGCTTTGGCCTGACCTGCAGTTTAGGACCTGCTGCTGATTTCTGCAGAGAGGTATATGTGGTACCACACAAAGTAGAGTGCAAAGTTATCCATCCTGATCTCCATTTGCATGTGGATCCTTTCAATGGTCTACTCCACTTTGGATTACATCTTCATCATCCACACCAGATTCTCTTTGTTGCTGCTCTCCATCGTCTGCCTCCTTCCTGCCCCATTTCTTCTGGGTCTCTTCACGTGAATTTATGAATTACTTCCAAAGGTGTCAATATAGTTCTGTCTctgaaaaataagaataatgagctgaaaaatgTCCTGAAGTAAACCTAAACCTGTTGCACGTTTCTTGTGAAGCTTGTGAACTTCACGAACGAGTTGACTGATAAGTGCATATACTAATGAATACTGAACTCTCATTGTTTTGGACGTTGCTGGATGTGAAaataggcaactgtttgctaagtTAGCTAAGTTAAGTTCCCCATAAGAACaaattcaaaagtaaaaagcTGGAATGTGAACTTCAAGAAGAGTAGTTTGTGTGAGCAACTGAAAATGCCTCTGAgcacaaactgaataaactgCTTTTATAGACATTATTTGTCTAAAAATGTTCAGGTGGtacatgacatttaaatataagGTATTCAAACTAATGTCACCATGCTTCTACTTTTGTCTTTGAGAGACATCTAGTGGTTTAAGTGGAGATCATTCATAAACTGCAGCATCTGTCATCCACAATGTACTATTATACACGTGATTGTGATTTGAGAAGACAACACATCTATTCAGTATAAtggtaaaaaatatatatattgtcaaATTGGAAAATTACCCAAGGAACAAGATGTTCACCAGCTAGATTGCCTGTCCTGCCAAAGCACCATCATTATCTGACAAATTCAATAGTGTGCTGCTCCTATTTTGCTGCAAGCTACTGACTTCTACCCTGCACAAGATACTGTGATGCTCTAAAACAGATGTTTTAGCTTTAGATGTTTTACTGTAGAGAAAGAGCTGTAGGTGAAGGCCAAGGAAAGAATGATTGGATGATCACTGCAGAAATGTTCTTATCAAATTTAAGTGAAAAAGCAGATGCACTATCGACAATCAAGATTTTAAAACTCATGTGAACgaacatttaaatgtcaaaataagacattttgtCCCAACATAAAGTTGAAAAAATACCAATGTGCAGTATTTGTCATGCAAGACCAAAAAGTAAAGATGTTTTCATCTGGGAGTTTCAGAGGTTTCCACAAGTGTCAGATCACACTGGAAGTCTtgtaacagatacagatactcACTTGTATCTAATTAAACCACAAATTAGATTCAATTTATCATTAAAGTGACATCAGCTTTTATAGTCAGTCAGATAACCCAATCCAGACTCAACAGTCTTAGAAACTGCGTAAGAACCCACTCAAAACATTAGATAGTTATTTGTCTGTGGAAATGATTGTACTGTGTGACAACTCAAGGTCATTTAGGCTATTAGACGATGTGTGTCTCCTACATTATTAGTCAAAGACCCACAATAGCAAGTGAAAGACTGTAATGAGAAGCCATTGTATCTATAGAAATAAcaagttcaacatttaaaacaaattctgTAATAACTGAgactaaatgtgtgtttttttattagaatattaaaaatatgaattatgatttatttttgacaaGGAGGTGTGGCAATCATGCACACCTGTGCAAATCCTAAAACACCGCCTGcattagaggtgtgtgtgtgtgtgtgtgtgtgtctgggccTGCACTCCTATGTGAGATGCACACTAAGAGCCAATGTGGAGGTAACCGTGGTCACTGTTTCCCAGAGGACCGTCTGGCGGCGAGGGCCATTAATTATaagagacagggagacagacagctAGCCAGctaagcagacagacagacagacagtaccGCAGAGAGCGCAGACAGGCCTGACAAGAGCAGGCCTCGACAAatacaaagagaggaggaagagcagcacGCAcggtcaagaaaaaaaaaaaaaaagctccccCTGTAGCGAATACAGCTATTTGCACAtagcttctcctgctgctgtctgccaGTGGACTATGAGTAAATACATTGAGGCATAATAAGCCTTTGTCATAAGAGAAAGAAACGCGATTTACGACGGAgataaataattgaaaaaaatgcGGCTGTCCGACTGCGCATCCCTGGGAGTGAATAGGGAAATGCTGCGCCAGTGTCCCGGCTGAGAGACGGAGTCGATCTTCCCCAACATAAGCTCCTGAGCTTTCCCCCCTCTTATCACACAATATCGCTGCCAAAATTCATCGTTTCAAACATGgtaagttgtttttgtgttatattttaaaGGATTGTGTCGGCGACGAGCGGCCTGTGGGGGAAATGCACATCCGggactgtattttttttttttttttgttggaagTCATAATATTTTATGAATCATAACTTGTTATGATGTGGGAGCGCGCCTGGCGTGCAACAGGTCGGCGTACAGTAGCGGGGACGCGCATCTCACCGCCGTATTTTGCGCCTGTTTCCAAACATTGGtgtaagggggaaaaaaaaccgTCCGACCGTCGTATACGCGAACATATTGGCAAGATGGCACGAAAAAGACAAATGCGTTGTTGCCACGACGGAGTTCATGTTTATAAAAGCGATGATATTCTCTGTTTTGACTGTTTGATAAGTACACTGTCAGAgttttcacttctttctctttgacGAATTATTATCGATTATGCAACGATGCGCATGTTTATAGCcaaataatttcatttattcatttcatatttttcgGAAATCACTGCTTGCTTTGCATAGAAAAGTATCCATGGGTTCACAGGTTAGAAATAACATAAGTAAGGCGTTAAACTGTCAATTTTTACTAAATGAACAGGACTCACTGTCCAACAAAGGAAGGcccattttaaataattcagaCACAAATCAATAGCCTACCTGATTTCATAACCACCTTGTGAGGACCTGTGATATTCACACTTTATATCAAACCTTTGATGCGTTTTATTATTCTGTCCGAGCCTCggggagacagaggggaggtggaggggtgtcACAGGGCCAGGGTGAAAAATTATTTTCCTCCTCACTCTGGctgtgtctttctttcattACCCCTTTTCCACGTGGTAAGCAGTCGGGATGAGGGTGAAAAGGGAGCATTGTGCCTCCAGTCAGTGGCCTTATGTGTTGGAGAGGCTCTGAGAGGGTGATGTTCACTCAGCTGTGCTCCCTCAACGCCATTGTTGCAAAATTCCACCTCATTTCAGCCACTCTGTTTACTGAGCTCACACAGGAGCCTGTTTGAGAGGCGGCTGGAGCGTCGTGaaatctctcacacacacatactctgaCTTGAAtaggtgtgtgggtgtgctaCAAGGTGGCCTGCGACACTAAATGTTTGGTTTAAtgttaaaaatctgaattaatttaattgacTGACGTTGGATTTTGCTCCCACCTGTGCGTACAGTTTCCTTCAGTTCCGCACAGTAAGACACACAAGGTGAGGTTTAGATTCATATGCTCATACCTAACAGTAATAGAAAGCCCAGGCAGGGCATTATGTGATGAACTTGAGCGTCAATGTATGAAGGTTTACTAAAGAGAGGCAGTGGACTCTTGGCTCAAAAGAAGGGGTGTTCATTCGCCATTTGAATGCAAAGTAGTGGATGAACaagtgagctgtgtgtgtgtgtgtctgagagtgagtgtgtgtgtgtgtgtgtgtgtggagagagagagaaggaggtcCAACGGTGAGTTTTTGAGAAAAGGAAGACTTGTCGAGAGAAACTGTCACATGGCACTTtagttctgtttttctttctctgcatcacAATGCCACCAACATGTACGCGCTTTATCCAGACTAATCAACCTGGAGCATCCATTGTCACTTTTTTGGAGATGGTactttagtttttcttctttttttttttttcttcatttaagtAATTTAGTTACCTACCTTTTTTCAGTGTGCAGGGAGACAGGATAAAAGTTGTGTGTTGGCCAATGCGCCCCTGCGTCGGTTCCATCCTGCAGCAGCATGTCCCGTCGGAAACAGAAACGACCCCAGCAGCTTATGAGCCTGACCCTCGGTGCCTGTCGGATACTTGAGAATGGTGAGAAATAGAGCATATATCAAAAGAATACTGATTGTTCAGGAGGATTGCATTCACATTGAAGGGGAGGTTTAGAGCTCAAAGACTTTAAATGCAGAGTTACGGTTCATAGTGTATTATATGGTCTATTTACTGTACTGTTGCTTTAAcctttcacacttttttttgtaacttttgaCCTAGGATGACTCTgagttttgtaatttaaaaattCATTGAGGACATCTGTTAAGACTTCTTTCTTATTGTGTTAGGAGGTCTGATTTCTTTCCAGAACAGctctttttatattaaaaaaagacaatattttaTGTACACTAAGAATAAAAAGGTCTTTGGTTCACCCTCTGTGGTTGCAGCCATTAGCTGCTTTCTTTGCCTTGTAAAAACCCAAATGTCTTCACTCCTCATTACTGTCAGGTTCAAAGACACAGACCACCCAGAATAGGGGGGGATGTACAGTAAATTAGAACGATATTATAATGATGTagtgaattttaaaatgtgaacaaatgtgATCAAGATACAGGTTTGGTAGAAGTAAAGAGATGAGCATGAGAAGGTCAAGGTAAAGGAAACTTTGTGAGGCACTGTATAAGGTGTTCTAACTGCAATGGCATTAGACCCTATTGTCCCCTTTCAGCTTTGTTGCTGGGCACTGAAGCATGAACATACCCATGAAgaagtgtgtatgtgacagtgtgtgtgtgtgtatgtgactgtgcaagtgtgtgtacttgtctgtctgttcactcCAGTTGCAGGAATAGGGCCCACATTGTGTCATAAAATTCTAGCTTTCAAGCAAACAGCAGTAAATTCTGTACGCGTTTGCGTGTGCATGAGCAACCCCGCACATAcaatgtgtttgcttttttttgtcgATCTGCTGCGCATTGACAGGTATGTTGTGGGTATGTACTACCACCACTGTCCCTCTCTGCATTTCTGGGCTAAGTTATCTTGTTGATGGTCTGAGtcatcatgtctgtctgcagggctgtttgttttctttacacgctacccctcttcctctgcctggTCTTAAACCGTATCAGGAATTCAACCTCAGAGTGTTTAAGGTCAAGTCTCCCAGCCAATCAGGCAGTACAGTGTTCAGTGCCCAACCAGTACCTAACCCTTAGCACCCCATTGGGCTACTGGGGGAAGGGCTCTAaagaagatgaaagaaagacagattgaatggaggaagaaagaaagaggggcaGGGATGTAAGAGTGTGTGGATGTGGCTTATTTttattggggggggggggggggtgaaagtctattgtcttgtgtgtgttgcCCTGGAAACAAGGTATGCTCCTCTTCGGGTGAGCAGTGTATTCTTGCAGATCAGtggaatctgtgtgtgtgtgtgtgtgtgcatgacgtGTGTGACAGTGGTGGGGAGGCCGCAGTTGATGAGGATagacaggacaaagaggaaaagaaagcagTGGTGGATGATAAGGTGGTGGAAATTAAACCCAGAGGTTAAAAGTCACCACTTAGACAGCTGGATTTTTCCACTTCCTAGATATCAAGTAGCCACCTCAAACCTTAGTTGTCACTGTcgttttttaaagttgttttttaatgccCTGAGATGTGTTCAGAAGAGCTATTTAGAAAGGACCATTATGTAAACTGTGATTATTTTGTTACCATTAAGgctgtctgttttgttgttgtttttttaacaaagatAGAATTACATGTAGATCTTTTCTTTCAATTTTCCTAGATGACAGCTTGGCAGTGAAGTCACAATCCTCTCCACTTATCCTGGATTCTTCCTTGTGcgctccatcttcctctcttcaAAGCTCCCAGCTACCCCTCGCACTCCGTTCATCTGTCAAAGGCTCTCAGTCCCCCTCCCTACCCATTGAGGGTCCACCACTATCCTGCTCCCCGAGCCAGCCCACCCACCAGCCCCTCAAAGACCCACAGCCCTCCCTGTCTCCTGACATCCcttacttttctctctcttcccaaaCTCAACATACACCTCCTGCTCCTCGACTGTCTGGTTGCAAGTCTTCTACAAGTGCCCTCATACACCCTCCCCGAAGCACACACATGGCCTCTCCCAAGTTGGGGCTgtcagccaccaccaccacctcttcttcctcttcatcgtcCTCTGCTTCACTATGTCCTCCACCGCACCCTGGAAGCCCCAGCCGTGTGCCTGAGGGCCCCCCAAGTCCTGTTACTCCCACTCCCAGCCCTGGAGTTACATCTGCCTCAGCCGCACCATCTAGGGCCCAATTGAGTATTGCCCTGATCTTGGAGGAACTGCGGGTGCTGCAGCAAAGGCAGATCCACCAGATGCAGATAACAGAGGAGATCTGTAGACAGGTGCTACGCCTTGGCGGAGCCTCCTATACCATAGAAACACCTTCCCAGCATCTCCTCCCAGCTCTGCCTCAGCTCTGCTTGGAAGGCAGCAAGAGGGCAGCTAGCCCAACTACACAACCAAATGCATCTGAGCCTCCTACCTCTGTAGCTCCCCTCCTGGCATGTTTCTCCTCCCTGCTGCCTTCTCAGGCAGCCAACAAACCCACAAAGCCAAGCAGTTCCTTGTCTCAAATCCTGCAGCCCCACAAGTCCCAGATTGAAGGGACGGGAGGGAGTCAAGGCGCTCAAGGTTATCTGAGGGTGAGTTCGAGATCCTCTgctccctccacctcttcttctgctgccatCTCCATGGCTTCCTCTGCCTATCCGCTTGCTCTGTCTTTAGCTCTGCCCAACCGCTATCTTCATGAGAAATCTCCAAATACCACTTCAGTGAGTGGGCACAGTGGTCGGTCCTTCATTAATGCATCCCTCTCCACATCAGTATCTATGGTCCCAAACACCCAACATGCTCTGCAGTCTGTCTCTGGAGGATCAGACTCTTCCTCTGCATCCAGTTCCACCACTAGTGGCCGCCTCCAGCATGCCTGCCGCTTTTGTGGTAAGATGTTCAGCAGTGACTCTTCCCTGCAGATACATTTACGCTCACACACAGGGGAAAGACCCTACCAGTGTCCAGTGTGCCTCAGTCGCTTCACCACACGAGGCAACCTCAAGGTGCATTTTCTACGCCACCGTGAGCAAAACCCAGAGCTCTCGCTTTCACTTCTGCCACCTTCTTTGTTTGGGATAGCATTAGGGGCCACTGGGGGGTCAGATATGGGGCAGAGCATGAGCAGTGGTAGTAGTACTAGTGGCATGAATATGATACAGAAGAAGCCAAAAAGCAGGCATGAGGATGAAACATGTGGAGACCATTTGGAGGTTGGCAGTACCAGCACTGGCTTTTCTCTGGGGGCCTCTGGAGGATCTACCCCTTCTACCCTACCCCTGGCCCCAAGTGTAGATCTGGCTTTGATTTCccactctctcctgcagctcaACAGGGctgcagctgtagctgctgcagcCTCTATCACCTCTGGCTCATCCcactcatcatcatcctcctcaacctccacctcttctctggctacctccctcctctccaacCCATCGTTGTCTTCGTCTTCCACCATCACAGAGTTATTCA includes the following:
- the LOC104927971 gene encoding GTPase IMAP family member 3, producing MQSERSEEENNKVIRLTEIRLLLAGWFLSGKTWVGDIILGIPLGERRRTYQSEVRQGQVGRWMVRLVDTPGWLRRSFLKDTPEIVKQEITRGVSLCTPGPHTIILVVSTAVAFTKVHLSSIKEHMNLLGPDVWRHTLVLFSWCDSLETTTVEEFIEGEGSALHFLLKKCNNRYHSFNINSNNPAQVTQLLEKIEWMATENSIFYPNVDETDKWEEETVTEAMSPPGESLFELFVNFCKERAEDLVMSIRKILIKQEKACSISEPPDMSDEEHKSTEEKVSTWLREQQFGGEDTSEYYSDLESSWSNE